TTCACCGTTTCCACTTAGTAAAAAGAGGAATGAGTAGTGCAGAATTTGTTGGCAACGAGTTGAAGATGAACGCGTTTTATTGCTTATAACtaaatttatattatattaaattatactatgttatattatattattatattactattgcttattattgttatttgttacttattattattattattattattattattattattattattattattattattattattattatttatacttttGCTTGAGAAGTTGCTGTCAAGGTTCCTTTTAAAGTTGagaatttattcttttgttgTCAAACTATGTTCAAATTTCTAGCAGTGGTTGttaggaaattttctggaatttttcatttcattatattaAAATGACAGTTGGACTCCTAACAAGATTTATTGACTTttcataaattaaaaaagaaagaatgttgATATGAGGGAAGACAAAGAAAAGGAGCTTCCAAAAAGTTCAACAAATGCGCCTAAGAATTTGCATATGGCTAATTTTctgctattaattttcattttttttttcatctcataCACCTCTACAACacttttgtttaattttctgatcttttttttgctttttgcgcGGACATCACAGATTTCATTTaagggcagcgtatcacgactttgacgtggtgcggaacccaTAGCTGAAGCGTAGAGTTCAGGTAACAGATTGCTGAACTTaacgtggttccgctcatctttccctaatcatcgtaaagaaaacggcgtgggaatcgctttggtcactacgagatacgttagaaagCGTTTTTAAGTACACAATTAGGTCCATTCAGCAGCGTATTCATTTGactcacttgaataggctggtgagaagacattattgatcttcgaccgctcgcacgtggatgcggcacgtgcacgaGGTGACGCGTTAGGATTGATTTCGTATGAAAGAACGCCGTCCTttccgccgtttttttttctacgacgataAGGGAaagatgggcggaaccacgCAATCTACTAcgcgaactctacgctttcgctgtggaTTCAGTTCAGGTTCAGGCAGATTCAGTGGCACGTCAAAAcagtgatacgctgcttttaacaatttttcacTGATAATTCTTGTTTTGCGATCCATGATCTTCTTTCCCTCCTTTTCCAATTCGCGATAGCCAGCTCTGAAACTACGAGTGCCTCTTACTTCATATAAGCCTTTCTAAAATGACTTCCGCAGTCCCGATAAGAAAGAGAACAAACAACGGGATAacattaaaataatgaatgagcAAAAAACATCTTCCAAAAAgggaataattttaaaaaccaTGATTTTGGTGAAGTGAACGGTGACAATGTGAGAAAACCTTTTTTGTCGACGAGAAAATCGAGAAAgttatgaaaataataaataaataagctttTATCAAGAATATTTAATAAAGGGGAAATTATAGATTATAATTTCAATTTCCTATTAACGCTGGTAATTCGTATGTACTTTTAGTTCTTATAAATCTAACTGAGTCAATCTTGTCCACATTCTTTTCTACCCCCAACATCTATCGTTTAGTGCCATTATGACTTATCGCACTTTGTCATACTGTAACTTTTCCGACACAAATTTATTTGCCATTCCTAGAAAATCCTGCGAAAATATCGCCTGATGATcaaggtttttgttttgccACGGCTTATCGGCGTGCACCAATGCGTTAATCCTTTAATAGCATAAGGACAGGTAGATTTGCGTCAGAGCGAAGTATGACTACTATCTCTCCATGTAGAATAAACATGTCGTAAAATCTACTGTAGTGCAAAGAGGTTCTCATAAAATATCAGTCAAGAAGTCAAGAATTTGACCAATAAAAAGGTGGTTAGGCCACGCCCTCCACGTCTCCGATTGGTTGCCGGTTCCAGCTGTCGCGcgttgaagcttttttttaggtCGCTTCTGGAACCAAATGTTTCAGTGAAAATCCCAAACGTTCGTCCAATTCCTTCCATTATagggaaaaatcaataatttattCATCGAGATCTTAGTCCGAATCGGAATAGCATGCATAATAGGTGGCTTTGCCGGTTAGTTTCCATAGACGTCGTCGAAGCATCTTTCGATACGTTtccattccaaaaaattccGCTTCACACTATAAAACGCAGAGACGCAGACACACAACTAAAActctttttctctgcaaaaatAAATCACTCACTACTAATTGTTGTAGTTGATATTTGTTTTCTGGGATACTTGTTCGTTTCCCGTTCCGAATAAATTGGAGCACCTGAAAAGAAGGGGTTAGCGCGATTAGGGCACAAATAAGCAGGGTTTCTCCACTGGGGAAACGCAGGTATAATTACAAGACGAAAATAAAGTattgtggaaaatttcctGTTTCATCCCTgtggaggaagaaaaaatgaactttcGAGGAAATGtctaaatatttataaaattattatcgaaataaaaataaaaaaatagaaagaaaagaatttgaatttaaaggaaataaaatttattttttattattgtatttttattgtagTTTTCTCATGAGGGGGCGGGGTTTGGATCTTATTTTCATGCACTTAGATTAGACACCTCCTTAACTGCATTAGTAGTTAAATTTCGGTTTTCTAAcacaaatcctagaaaaaagctgttttttttttgtttttttttgtttttttttacaacaaatgCACTTTTCTGCCACTGTTATGTGTGCTTTGCGAAActcccaacttttttttccaccaatgAGGGgataatttgtttttgctcCATATTCTCTTTCGAGTAACTAATCCAGTGTTCAACTTTACAACGAAAAGGttattcccagaaaaaaaaaacacaacaggGTCGAAATTTATccgagaattttgaaaatacttgTCTTGTGCTAGTGAAGATTTGGATGCAccacaaaaaaatggaagaagaaaaaaataagaactcaAGAAGACGTTGTATTTTGCGGTCTTCTGATTCGTTTGAGAAGTTTATTTCTATCTCTCACCTCCCTAAAAAGGAGTCCATCTCGATCGATATCCATTCGATGCTTAATATGATTTGGTGATGTATCCCATTGTACACAGTTGACCTGAAATCTATCCTTTAAACACGTGATCCCCAATGTGTCCAATCAAAAGAGGGACATGCCCCGCCCATTTTGGATTTGTAACGCCCACCTTGATTCCTTCCATGACTCGTACGACcttctctttgaaaaacgATCCACATGTTTCATGATTGAGAAGCGTTTTAAGTTGTACTGGGTATATCTGAAAAATCGTGTCCATGATCTATTGATCGATTGAAATCAAAATCGATGGGAACATTTACCTCACCGCCTACAAACAGATTCACATATGATTGATCTGTTTTGAAGAGGATAAAATCCATCGGGAGTCTTTCGACCCGATTGGCTATCGATTATCAGGTAGATCAGAGATTCCTGTAAATGTGAATTAGGGAAAGGATGAAATGCTGAAAATGTGAGACGAGATTTACAAGAACGACAGTAAACATGGCATGTGACTAATTTTGCTAGACAGCGTTCCTGTGTGTTTAAATGTATGAGGATGGGTCCCACTTGTGCACCTCTTACGGtagcaatatttttttgtttgtcataaattaaataattttaatcgTGAAGGTGTATAAGACGAGTGTTTAAgaggaaaatatgaagaaaaaaagaaaaaaaaaataaacaacccAAAAATTCAATCTgactagaaataaaaactaaattaacTAACTAAATATGTATCTACtattgtaaaaaataaaattagtctCAATTAACCCATTGATGGCAGCGCGATTTTTCGCGTATCTGGCGTCATTCGACTTCTACTAATTAGATTTGAACAAGTAATCaatagcaataaataataaaaaagcatTAAAGgcaagaaaacttcaaaaactaggaaatcatgagaaaagaaaaccgtAGAAAACTGTGCGGCTCACCGATGAGCCGTGCTGTCGTCAAAGGGTTGAaggatattaaaaaaaagaaggaggatCCGAGAGACATATAGATTTCACCGGGTATTTGtatgaaaatttgaaggattCGGAGAAGCAGAGTCAAGAGATCCGTACATAGTTTAAAcgatcagttttttttggtgtgatttttataatttttaatttttttctcgtcaggctgtcaaagaagtaaaaacagTGATGGATGCTGGAGCACCATAATTCCCATcagatatttttgaagaaaatccagagaagCAGAGTCAGGAAATCCATAGTTTAaaggaacagttttttttttcttgttcactaAGTGAAGATGTAAATCCGGTATTAACGctgatgagaaaaattcttatcCGAGATGCATTCCTTAAGCTGTTGTGCgtcgaagaaaaattcccaatCTCATTTGCTACAGTTGTCCGCTGGTGCTCGGAATACGTATGGAAACGGCTAACATTGTTATTACGACCGTCTACAGCACATCCTTTCTTAATTACGAAGGTTTTCTGTATGTGTGTGCGCTGGACGAAgaatctaatttttcttggaacaaaaaaatcaataactatGTTATTTGAGGTCTATAGAATCCAGGAATGAACGATGGAGACGAGGGATATGAATATTGCCAGATGGGTCCTTGGAAAGAGGGCATGCGGCCAGCATTACTCAATGGTGTGGAGCGGTGATCCGTGGAGAAAAGGAGGTGAACAAACAGAAGTCATAGCcggtataaaaaaaaagtagaaaaataaaaatcgtagcataaaatagtaaaattaaGCAACCATCATTTAACCAAGTCATATAATTTAACCGACTGACAGCAgcgcgattttcttttttcgcatcAAGCGGATGGGAGAAGCCAATCGAGTTTTATAAgctatatttgtattatattcgAAGATGATAAACCCATTAACTACGAAAAACTTctctaaaaaattagaaaattaacgaaaaatatttgttgaaaGGTGTCCAGGTCAGGTCCCACTCGATCAAAAAGCGCACCTCGCCGAAGCTCGAGCAGCGTTGTCGTCAAACGATTAAAATGATGTCTTAACTAGTAACGCATGATGAGCAGACATTTATCCTGGATTTTTGATTCCAGGCgctagataatttttttttctgacaaccaaactaaaactaaactaCTGTGAACTAAATAAGACGACAAAGAATCAGCCAGAGGCGGGATAAAAcccaatttttccaaatttttctggagttGACAACAGATAATTGGATTGGAGGACGGGCGGAAACAccgtattgaaaaaaaaaacaagaaaatggaCCG
This window of the Necator americanus strain Aroian chromosome III, whole genome shotgun sequence genome carries:
- a CDS encoding hypothetical protein (NECATOR_CHRIII.G9444.T1) is translated as MDFILFKTDQSYVNLFVGGEIYPVQLKTLLNHETCGSFFKEKVVRVMEGIKVNCVQWDTSPNHIKHRMDIDRDGLLFREVLQFIRNGKRTSIPENKYQLQQLVCEAEFFGMETYRKMLRRRLWKLTGKATYYACYSDSD